The following proteins are co-located in the Bombus pyrosoma isolate SC7728 linkage group LG12, ASM1482585v1, whole genome shotgun sequence genome:
- the LOC122573752 gene encoding organic cation transporter protein-like: MAYDDVILRMGEFGRYQRRIYLLLCLPAISCAFHKIAGVFLSAKMNARCLLPHENPENATYFLPPHILNTSYPGGYEQEKLLQCYMLDLPNIVNETTINRYVDTSTDNIHGEKPVIPNSINTQGYKPCETFVYDRSKYKSTTTSEWNLVCDRSWLRATGDSLFMVGVMLGSMIFGGLSDKFGRRPIFFLSLVIQLVGGVLVAVSPEYISYVVFRLIVGSTTSGVFLVAYVIALEMVGPKKRLVAGVGCQLFFTTGYILTAGFAYFITDWRMLQVAITVPSIAFLLYWWFIPESARWLLTKGRVQEAKDLLQRASLENGVEMPSEALDTLLNSNNEETTPDYRKPSLFDLFRYPNLRRKSILLFFNWLVNSGTYYGLSWHVSNLGGNDYVNFVISGLVEIPAYTFLIFTLNRWGRKIILCGCMLIAGFALLGILLVPADAQWLVICLAMIGKLTITSSYGAIYVFTAEQFPTVIRNVGLGASSTFARIGGVIAPHVIHLSEIWMPLPFVIFGSCVLFGGVMSLLLPETLNKKLPESIQDGELFGKKSEKKKKKQQLDIEQLNEVDVIKPLKPQENGVHEKQNG, from the exons ATGGCGTATGACGATGTTATACTTCGAATGGGGGAGTTCGGCAGATATCAACGCAGAATCTACCTGTTGCTCTGTCTACCGGCGATATCCTGCGCTTTCCATAAGATCGCTGGAGTCTTCTTGAGCGCGAAAATGAACGCTAG ATGTCTGTTACCACATGAAAATCCGGAGAATGCCACATATTTTTTACCGCCACACATACTGAATACGAGTTATCCAGGGGGTTACGAGCAGGAAAAATTGTTACAATGCTACATGCTAGATCTTCCTAATATCGTTAATGAGACAACGATCAATAGGTACGTCGACACGTCAACGGATAATATACACGGAGAAAAACCAGTAATTCCAAATAGTATCAACACCCAAGGATACAAGCCATGTGAAACGTTCGTTTATGATAGAagcaaatataaaagtacTACCACTTCTGAG tggAATTTAGTTTGCGATAGGTCATGGTTGAGAGCTACAGGGGATTCGTTGTTTATGGTAGGAGTCATGCTTGGCTCGATGATTTTCGGTGGTTTGTCCGATAAGTTTGGGCGTAGACCAATTTTCTTCCTGTCTTTAGTCATACAGTTGGTCGGTGGTGTACTAGTCGCAGTTTCCCCCGAGTATATTTCCTACGTTGTCTTCAGGTTAATAGTTGGTTCCACTACTAGTGGAGTCTTTTTAGTCGCCTATGTAATAG CCTTGGAAATGGTAGGACCAAAGAAGCGTTTGGTAGCTGGGGTCGGCTGCCAATTGTTCTTCACAACTGGATATATTCTAACTGCTGGTTTTGCGTATTTTATAACCGATTGGAGAATGCTACAAGTCGCTATCACTGTACCTAGCATTGCGTTTCTTCTCTACTGGTG GTTCATTCCTGAATCCGCACGTTGGCTATTGACAAAAGGTCGTGTACAAGAGGCGAAAGATCTCCTACAACGAGCTTCCTTAGAAAATGGCGTAGAGATGCCGAGCGAAGCTCTGGATACGCTTCTTAATAGTAATAACGAGGAAACTACACCAGATTATAGAAAGCCATCGTTATTTGATCTTTTTCGATATCCAAACTTGAGAAGAAAGAGTATTCTACTATTTTTCAATTG GCTTGTAAATAGTGGTACATATTACGGTTTATCCTGGCATGTGTCCAACCTTGGTGGCAACGATTACGTTAATTTCGTCATATCCGGGTTGGTGGAAATACCTGCATACACGTTTTTAATCTTCACATTGAATCGTTGGGGAAGAAAGATCATCCTGTGCGGTTGCATGCTAATAGCAGGATTTGCATTACTTGGAATCTTGCTTGTACCTGCTG atgCTCAGTGGCTCGTAATATGTTTAGCGATGATCGGTAAGCTCACAATTACATCATCTTATGGTGCTATTTACGTTTTTACTGCCGAACAATTCCCTACGGTTATTCGAAATGTCGGTCTTGGAGCAAGTTCGACTTTCGCTCGAATCGGTGGAGTAATTGCTCCACATGTCATTCACTTG TCTGAAATCTGGATGCCTCTACCATTTGTTATTTTTGGATCGTGCGTACTTTTTGGTGGAGTTATGTCGTTACTCCTTCCAGAGACGTTAAATAAGAAGCTCCCAGAATCTATACAAGATGGCGAATTATTTGGAAA GAAAtcggagaagaagaagaaaaagcaacAACTAGATATAGAACAACTAAACGAAGTTGATGTGATAAAACCATTGAAACCACAAGAAAACGGTGTTCACGAGAAGCAAAACGGATGA
- the LOC122573749 gene encoding DNA replication licensing factor Mcm3 codes for MDIDRDQRLEEIQREYMDFLDDMEDQGIYTTLVKNMIEENNRRLYVNVNDLRRKNPTRASSLLNNSFEEHQAFQNALKQFVASIDTEYAKQNIDFFIAFEGSFGNKHVTPRTLTSRFLGNLVCVEGIVTKCSLVRPKVVRSVHYCSVTHTVIERTYTDFTSFEAFPQSAVYPTTDEDGNPLETEFGLSTYKDHQTLTIQEMPEKAPTGQLPRSIDVVCDNDLVDVCKPGDRVQIVGSFRCLPGKQGGYTTGTFRSILIANNIMQLSKEANLTISHDDVAKCKKLAKNNPCKNIFELLARSLAPSIHGHDYVKKAILCLLLGGVEKLLPNGTRLRGDINVLLIGDPSVAKSQLLRYVLCTAPRAIPTTGRGSSGVGLTAAVTIDNETGERRLEAGAMVLADRGIICIDEFDKMSDIDRTAIHEVMEQGKVTIAKAGIHVSLNARCSVLAAANPVYGRYDQYKTPMENIGLQDSLLSRFDLLFVMLDIVDSEQDQIISDHVVRMHRYRSTKEKDGEALPLGSKVDILSTKNPDQILPDENDTQVYQKYDPLLHGLLQSKSDQLLTINFMRKYIHIARCMKPKLTEEASEVIASEYSKLRSEESISSDVARTQPVTARTLETLIRLSTAHAKARLSKNVTADDAHAAIELVEFAYFKRVLEKEKKKRRRHDSEESAGGDEENENKKKRTKKSNAGEQDPYDFESDDDSHIDEAARRITRSQMKSTDSSQPSAPDSDQTVEPETTAAITEERLKVFRALLHKLFQQQRAQSLSLSTVREYINTQQSQEFTSSEITAAINKMSDANQIMAADDNIFLM; via the exons ATGGATATTGATCGAGATCAAAGATTAGAAGAGATACAAAGAGAGTATATGGATTTTTTAGATGATATG GAAGATCAAGGCATTTATACTACTcttgttaaaaatatgattgaaGAAAACAATCGCAGACTGTATGTAAATGTTAACGATTTACGAAGAAAGAATCCTACTCGTGCATCGAG tttattaaataattcttttgaaGAGCATCAAGCTTTCCAAAATGCATTAAAGCAATTTGTTGCAAGCATTGACACAGAGTATgcaaaacaaaatatagatttttttaTAGCATTTGAAGGAAGTTTTGGAAATAAACATGTTACACCAAGAACCCTTACATCACGCTTTTTAGGTAACTTGGTGTGCGTAGAAGGTATTGTTACAAAAT GTTCCTTGGTACGTCCAAAGGTTGTGAGAAGTGTTCATTACTGCAGTGTAACACATACAGTAATTGAACGAACATATACTGACTTCACTTCATTTGAAGCATTTCCACAGTCTGCTGTGTACCCAACTaca GATGAAGATGGCAATCCATTAGAAACAGAATTTGGCCTTTCTACATACAAAGATCATCAGACATTAACAATTCAAGAAATGCCAGAGAAAGCACCAACTGGTCAGCTACCAAGAAGTATAGATGTTGTATGTGATAATGATTTAGTAGATGTTTGTAAACCTGGAGACAGAGTTCAGATTGTTGGAAGCTTTAGATGTCTACCTGGTAAACAAGGAGGATATACAACAGGAACTTTCAG ATCGATCTTAATTGCTAACAATATCATGCAATTAAGCAAAGAAGCTAATCTAACTATTTCTCATGATGATGTTGCTAAGTGTAAAAAACTTGCAAAAAACAATCcttgtaaaaatatctttgaattaCTTGCTAGATCACTAGCTCCTTCTATTCATGGTCATGATTACGTGAAGAAagcaattttatgtttattacttGGTGGTGTTGAGAAATTATTACCTAACGGTACAAGATTAAGAGG AGATATTAATGTTTTGCTCATTGGTGATCCATCTGTTGCAAAGTCGCAACTTTTGCGCTACGTTTTGTGTACAGCTCCAAGAGCAATACCAACTACTGGTAGAGGATCATCTGGTGTGGGTTTAACAGCCGCAGTTACTATAGATAATGAGACAGGAGAACGTCGGCTTGAAGCTGGGGCTATGGTATTAGCGGATCGCGGAATTATTTGTATAgatgaatttgataaaatgtcGGACATTGACAGAACAGCTATTCATGAAGTGATGGAACAAGGAAAAGTAACAATTGCTAAAGCTGGAATACATGTTAGCTTAAATGCAAGATGTTCAGTACTAGCAGCTGCAAATCCAGTTTATGGAAGA TACGATCAATATAAGACACCAATGGAAAATATCGGACTCCAGGATTCATTGCTTTCACgtttcgatttattatttgttatgcTAGACATTGTGGATTCTGAACAAGATCAAATAATCAGTGACCATGTTGTTAGGATGCATAGGTATAGaagtacaaaagaaaaagatggagAGGCATTACCTCTAGGCAGTAAAGTAGATATATTAAGTACAAAAAATCCAGATCAAATCCTTCCTGATGAAAATGACACTCaagtttatcaaaaatatgatCCCTTATTGCATGGATTATTGCAATCTAAAAG CGATCAATTGCtaactataaattttatgaggaaatataTTCACATAGCTCGTTGTATGAAACCAAAGCTTACAGAGGAAGCTAGTGAAGTAATTGCTTctgaatattcgaaattacgATCTGAAGAATCAATAAGTTCTGATGTAGCAAGG ACTCAACCAGTAACAGCTCGTACTTTAGAAACATTGATTCGATTATCTACTGCACATGCAAAGGCTCGTTTATCAAAAAACGTTACCGCAGATGATGCGCATGCAGCAATAGAATTAGTAGAATTTGCCTATTTCAAACGAGTtctggaaaaagaaaagaagaaacggaggCGACATGATAGCGAAGAGAGTGCAGGTGGAGACGAGGAGAacgaaaacaagaagaaacgtACAAAGAAGAGTAACGCGGGAGAACAAGATCCATATGATTTTGAAAGCGATGATGACAGCCACATTGATGAAGCTGCAAGAAGAATTACTAGGTCGCAAATGAAATCGACTGATTCAAGTCAGCCATCAGCACCAGATTCTGATCAAACTGTAGAACCAGAAACTACTGCAGCTATCACTGAAGAAAG ATTGAAGGTTTTCAGAGCACTTCTTCATAAGTTGTTCCAACAACAAAGGGCACAATCACTTTCATTATCAACAGTACGCGAATATATCAATACTCAACAAAGTCAAGAATTTACATCGAGCGAAATTACCGctgcaattaataaaatgtctgATGCGAATCAAATTATGGCCGCAGATGATAATATATTCCttatgtaa